A stretch of Phoenix dactylifera cultivar Barhee BC4 chromosome 16, palm_55x_up_171113_PBpolish2nd_filt_p, whole genome shotgun sequence DNA encodes these proteins:
- the LOC103705704 gene encoding cyclin-T1-4-like isoform X2 has translation MFLAGKVEETPRPLKDVILVSYEIIHKKDPAAVQRIKQREIYEQQKELILIGERLVLATLGFDLNVHHPYKPLVEAIKKFKVAQNALAQVAWNFVNDGLRTSLCLQFKPHHIAAGAIFLAAKFLKVKLPSDGEKVWWQEFDVTPRQLEEVSNQMLELYEQNRAAQPPSHGSEAEGSSVTGANPQTPVKTPAAVEESPQNGYSQATKTAGMQSAALTSSLARPVPDQSHSDRQNGTQRVPQHESKNHGNYEQRSGFYDNKVEPGLKDHWHPESGNVAEAMNSRSNYGSECSLEESVMPVTGGSTQTKDRNIGGNEGPKVCSPLDAIKKIDKDKVKAALEKRRKSRGDVARKVDLTDEDDLIERELEHGVELAVEDERIKQERRHSWSKPLYRQEPQNPDRITENGYHGADKAVENVEEGELSLDSQEFHSPEPGRQKRKAVSPGKQFAGKDGFDLPHYHASSAKHRGTIDDSHVMGRFERAEREHKRPRQENQV, from the exons ATGTTTTTGGCGGGAAAGGTTGAAGAAACACCTCGGCCTTTGAAGGATGTTATTCTTGTTTCATATGAAATTATCCATAAAAAGGATCCTGCTGCTGTTCAACGAATTAAACAGAGG GAAATATATGAACAACAGAAAGAACTTATTTTAATTGGGGAACGGCTGGTACTTGCAACTCTTGGTTTTGATCTGAATGTGCATCATCCATATAAACCCCTGGTTGAAGCAATAAAGAAGTTTAAGGTTGCTCAAAATGCCCTTGCACAAGTTGCTTGGAATTTTGTCAATGATGG GCTACGTACTTCACTCTGCCTGCAATTTAAGCCCCATCATATTGCAGCTGGTGCCATCTTTCTGGCTGCCAAGTTTCTGAAAGTGAAGCTTCCATCTGATGGTGAGAAGGTCTGGTGGCAGGAATTTGATGTTACCCCACGACAGTTGGAAG AGGTGAGCAATCAAATGCTGGAGTTGTATGAACAAAACCGTGCAGCACAGCCACCATCCCATGGGAGTGAAGCTGAAGGGAGCTCTGTCACTGGGGCCAACCCACAGACTCCTGTAAAAACTCCAGCTGCTGTTGAGGAGTCTCCACAAAACGGATACTCTCAggcaacaaaaactgctggcaTGCAGAGTGCTgccctgacaagctcactggcACGGCCGGTCCCTGATCAGTCACACTCTGATAGGCAAAACGGGACCCAGAGGGTTCCTCAACATGAAAGCAAAAACCATGGGAACTATGAGCAAAGAAGTGGCTTTTATGACAATAAAGTGGAACCTGGACTGAAGGATCATTGGCATCCTGAATCAGGGAATGTGGCAGAAGCCATGAACAGCAGATCCAATTATGGGTCTGAATGTTCGCTAGAAGAGTCTGTGATGCCTGTCACTGGTGGAAGCACACAAACGAAAGACAGGAATATTGGTGGCAATGAAGGTCCCAAAGTTTGCTCCCCCCTGGATGCTATAAAGAAGATTGATAAGGACAAGGTGAAAGCTGCTTTGGAGAAACGGAGAAAGTCCCGAGGTGATGTTGCTAGGAAAGTGGATCTGACGGATGAAGATGACCTCATTGAGAGGGAGCTCGAACATGGTGTTGAATTGGCAGTTGAGGATGAGAGAATTAAGCAGGAGAGGAGGCATAGCTGGTCAAAGCCTTTGTACAGACAGGAGCCTCAAAATCCAGACCGTATAACCGAGAATGGGTACCATGGAGCTGACAAGGCAGTGGAGAATGTGGAAGAAGGGGAGCTGTCGCTGGATAGTCAGGAGTTCCATTCTCCGGAGCCTGGCCGCCAGAAGAGGAAAGCAGTGAGCCCAGGTAAACAGTTTGCAGGAAAGGATGGATTTGACCTCCCACATTATCATGCATCGTCCGCAAAGCACCGCGGTACAATCGATGATTCACATGTAATGGGAAGATTTGAACGTGCTGAGAGGGAGCATAAAAGGCCAAGACAGGAAAATCAGGTCTGA
- the LOC103705704 gene encoding cyclin-T1-3-like isoform X1 yields MASILPGDPSQYGMVETSPYRRLEEVHHPGSTWYFSRKEIEENSPSRRDGIDLKKEAYLRKSYCTFLQDLGMRLKVPQVTIATAIVFCHRFFLRQSHAKNDRRTIATVCMFLAGKVEETPRPLKDVILVSYEIIHKKDPAAVQRIKQREIYEQQKELILIGERLVLATLGFDLNVHHPYKPLVEAIKKFKVAQNALAQVAWNFVNDGLRTSLCLQFKPHHIAAGAIFLAAKFLKVKLPSDGEKVWWQEFDVTPRQLEEVSNQMLELYEQNRAAQPPSHGSEAEGSSVTGANPQTPVKTPAAVEESPQNGYSQATKTAGMQSAALTSSLARPVPDQSHSDRQNGTQRVPQHESKNHGNYEQRSGFYDNKVEPGLKDHWHPESGNVAEAMNSRSNYGSECSLEESVMPVTGGSTQTKDRNIGGNEGPKVCSPLDAIKKIDKDKVKAALEKRRKSRGDVARKVDLTDEDDLIERELEHGVELAVEDERIKQERRHSWSKPLYRQEPQNPDRITENGYHGADKAVENVEEGELSLDSQEFHSPEPGRQKRKAVSPGKQFAGKDGFDLPHYHASSAKHRGTIDDSHVMGRFERAEREHKRPRQENQV; encoded by the exons ATGGCTAGTATATTACCAGGTGATCCCTCACAATACGGAATGGTGGAAACTAGTCCCTATAGAAGGCTTGAGGAGGTTCATCATCCTGGTTCTACTTGGTACTTTAGCCGGAAGGAAATTGAAGAAAACTCCCCATCTAGGAGAGATGGCATTGATCTGAAGAAAGAAGCATATCTTCGCAAGTCATACTGCACATTTCTGCAGGACCTAGGAATGAGACTTAAAGT ACCGCAAGTAACAATAGCAACTGCAATTGTATTTTGTCATCGCTTCTTCCTCCGCCAGTCTCATGCAAAAAATGATAGGAGG ACCATTGCTACTGTGTGCATGTTTTTGGCGGGAAAGGTTGAAGAAACACCTCGGCCTTTGAAGGATGTTATTCTTGTTTCATATGAAATTATCCATAAAAAGGATCCTGCTGCTGTTCAACGAATTAAACAGAGG GAAATATATGAACAACAGAAAGAACTTATTTTAATTGGGGAACGGCTGGTACTTGCAACTCTTGGTTTTGATCTGAATGTGCATCATCCATATAAACCCCTGGTTGAAGCAATAAAGAAGTTTAAGGTTGCTCAAAATGCCCTTGCACAAGTTGCTTGGAATTTTGTCAATGATGG GCTACGTACTTCACTCTGCCTGCAATTTAAGCCCCATCATATTGCAGCTGGTGCCATCTTTCTGGCTGCCAAGTTTCTGAAAGTGAAGCTTCCATCTGATGGTGAGAAGGTCTGGTGGCAGGAATTTGATGTTACCCCACGACAGTTGGAAG AGGTGAGCAATCAAATGCTGGAGTTGTATGAACAAAACCGTGCAGCACAGCCACCATCCCATGGGAGTGAAGCTGAAGGGAGCTCTGTCACTGGGGCCAACCCACAGACTCCTGTAAAAACTCCAGCTGCTGTTGAGGAGTCTCCACAAAACGGATACTCTCAggcaacaaaaactgctggcaTGCAGAGTGCTgccctgacaagctcactggcACGGCCGGTCCCTGATCAGTCACACTCTGATAGGCAAAACGGGACCCAGAGGGTTCCTCAACATGAAAGCAAAAACCATGGGAACTATGAGCAAAGAAGTGGCTTTTATGACAATAAAGTGGAACCTGGACTGAAGGATCATTGGCATCCTGAATCAGGGAATGTGGCAGAAGCCATGAACAGCAGATCCAATTATGGGTCTGAATGTTCGCTAGAAGAGTCTGTGATGCCTGTCACTGGTGGAAGCACACAAACGAAAGACAGGAATATTGGTGGCAATGAAGGTCCCAAAGTTTGCTCCCCCCTGGATGCTATAAAGAAGATTGATAAGGACAAGGTGAAAGCTGCTTTGGAGAAACGGAGAAAGTCCCGAGGTGATGTTGCTAGGAAAGTGGATCTGACGGATGAAGATGACCTCATTGAGAGGGAGCTCGAACATGGTGTTGAATTGGCAGTTGAGGATGAGAGAATTAAGCAGGAGAGGAGGCATAGCTGGTCAAAGCCTTTGTACAGACAGGAGCCTCAAAATCCAGACCGTATAACCGAGAATGGGTACCATGGAGCTGACAAGGCAGTGGAGAATGTGGAAGAAGGGGAGCTGTCGCTGGATAGTCAGGAGTTCCATTCTCCGGAGCCTGGCCGCCAGAAGAGGAAAGCAGTGAGCCCAGGTAAACAGTTTGCAGGAAAGGATGGATTTGACCTCCCACATTATCATGCATCGTCCGCAAAGCACCGCGGTACAATCGATGATTCACATGTAATGGGAAGATTTGAACGTGCTGAGAGGGAGCATAAAAGGCCAAGACAGGAAAATCAGGTCTGA